In one Oryza glaberrima chromosome 2, OglaRS2, whole genome shotgun sequence genomic region, the following are encoded:
- the LOC127763715 gene encoding GDSL esterase/lipase At5g37690-like, whose translation MAAQALAAVVAIAVLAQSAAAAAPPPAKGPVTYVFGDSMSDVGNNNYFPLSLAKSNYPWYGIDYPNGVATGRFTNGRTIGDYMADKFGVPSPPPFLSLSMVDDDVLGGVNFASGGAGILNETGVYFVQYFSFDQQISCFEMVKKAMIAKIGKEAAEVAVNAALFQIGLGSNDYINNFLQPFMADGQTYTHDTFIRLLITTLDRQLKRLYGLGARKVVFNSLPPLGCIPSQRVHSGNGKCLDHVNGYAVEFNAAAKKLLDGMNAKLPGARMALADCYSVVMELIVHPEKHGFTTAHTSCCNVDTTVGGLCLPNSRPCSDRKAFVFWDAYHTSDAANRVIADLLWDAMPSAGSGGAATTPLAASPAPSPSRAP comes from the exons ATGGCAGCTCAagctctcgccgccgtcgtggccaTTGCCGTGCTCGCCCaatcagccgccgccgcggcgccgccgccggccaaaGGCCCGGTGACATACGTGTTCGGCGACTCGATGTCGGACGTGGGGAACAACAACTACTTCCCGCTCTCCCTCGCCAAGTCCAACTACCCCTGGTACGGCATCGACTACCCCAACGGCGTCGCCACCGGGAGGTTCACCAATGGAAGAACCATCGGAGACTACATGG CTGACAAGTTCGGCGtcccgtccccgccgccgttcCTGTCGCTGTCAatggtcgacgacgacgtcctcgGCGGCGTCAACTTCGcgtccggcggcgccggcattCTGAACGAGACGGGCGTCTACTTT GTTCAGTACTTCTCATTCGACCAGCAGATATCGTGCTTCGAGATGGTCAAGAAGGCGATGATCGCCAAGATCGGCAAGGAGGCCGCCGAGGTTGCCGTCAATGCGGCGCTGTTCCAAATTGGACTTG GGAGCAACGACTACATCAACAACTTCTTGCAGCCGTTCATGGCGGACGGCCAGACGTACACGCACGACACGTTCATCCGCCTCCTCATCACCACTCTGGACCGGCAACTAAAG AGGCTGTACGGGCTCGGCGCGAGGAAGGTGGTGTTCaactcgctgccgccgctgggCTGCATCCCGTCGCAGCGCGTCCACTCCGGCAACGGCAAGTGCCTGGACCACGTGAACGGCTACGCCGTGGAGTTCAACGCGGCCGCCAAGAAGCTGCTCGACGGCATGAACGCCAAGCTGCCCGGCGCGCGGATGGCGCTCGCCGACTGCTACTCCGTCGTCATGGAGCTCATCGTCCACCCCGAAAAACACg gGTTCACGACGGCGCACACGTCGTGCTGCAACGTGGACACGACGGTGGGGGGCCTGTGCCTGCCGAACTCGCGGCCCTGCAGCGACCGCAAGGCGTTCGTCTTCTGGGACGCGTACCACACCTCCGACGCCGCCAACCGGGTCATCGCCGACCTCCTCTGGGACGCCATGCCGAGCGCCGGGAGCGggggcgccgccaccacccctctcgccgcgtcgccggcgccgtcgccgtctcggGCGCCTTAG
- the LOC127763309 gene encoding APO protein 2, chloroplastic, which yields MTGALAMMPSTSSPYPLLAPPTCSSRLPPLRCFVGLRWSAPRIQVREYPDAVAGIAKGAGGRGGRFRAPASSISQPCSRTIIITNEHVQNADFPPNYSKREKKPFPIPVLELRRRAKERAKKAEGKPKRSLPPPKNGMLIKRLIPVAYKVYNARILLINNLKRLMKVIPVKGCKHCSEIHVGSVGHPFRTCKGMSSDKRRGQHDWGGTLVEAVFVPVEAYHLEDRLGKRIPHDQRFAVPRIPALVELCIQAGVNLPEYPTKRRRKPIIKIGKNEFVDANEDDLPDPEPYKLEHPILEELNDNEIIAPASPEEIVALAEETLEAWEVVRDGALKLMKGYAVRVCGYCPEVHIGASGHKARNCGAFKHQQRNGQHGWQAAVLDDLIPPRYVWHLPESGEELQRDLKSFYGQAPAIVEICVQAGAKVPEKYKATMRLDIGIPTSLREAEMVV from the exons ATGACAGGAGCTCTGGCGATGATGCCATCCACGTCCTCCCCCTACCCTCTCCTCGCTCCGCCGACCTGCTCctcccgcctcccgccgctccgctgtTTCGTCGGCCTCCGGTGGTCCGCTCCCCGCATCCAG GTCAGGGAGTATCCGGATGCGGTTGCAGGGATTGCCAAGGGTGCGGGTGGACGCGGTGGTCGATTCAG AGCACCTGCTTCAAGTATCTCCCAACCTTGCTCTAGAACCATCATCATCACAAATGAACATGTTCAAAATGCTGATTTTCCACCTAATTACtcgaaaagagagaagaaaccatTTCCAATACCAGTATTGGAGTTAAGACGCCGAGCAAAAGAGAGGGCAAAGAAAGCTGAAGGGAAACCCAAACGATCTTTACCACCTCCAAAAAATGGGATGCTGATCAAAAGACTGATACCAGTTGCATACAAGGTGTATAATGCAAGAATTTTGCTGATCAACAACTTGAAGAGGCTTATGAAAGTAATTCCAGTGAAAGGATGCAA ACATTGCAGTGAGATACATGTTGGATCTGTTGGACACCCTTTCCGAACATGCAAAGGAATGTCTTCAGATAAACGTAGGGGGCAACATGACTGGGGAGGTACTTTGGTTGAAGCTGTTTTTGTGCCGGTTGAAGCCTACCATCTAGAGGATCGCTTAGGGAAGCGTATCCCTCATGATCAGAGGTTTGCTGTACCTCGCATCCCTGCTCTTGTGGAGTTATGCATTCAAGCTGGAGTTAATCTTCCTGAATACCCCACAAAGCGGCGAAGAAAGCCCATTATTAAAATCGGAAAGAACGAGTTTGTTGATGCAAATGAGGATGACCTACCAGACCCAGAGCCTTACAAACTTGAGCATCCAATTCTTGAAGAACTAAATGATAACGAGATTATTGCCCCAGCAAGCCCAGAGGAGATTGTTGCTCTAGCTGAGGAAACACTCGAAGCATGGGAGGTAGTCAGGGATGGTGCCTTGAAGCTTATGAAGGGCTACGCGGTGCGGGTTTGTGGATACTGCCCAGAGGTTCATATAGGAGCAAGTGGCCACAAAGCACGGAATTGTGGTGCCTTCAAACACCAGCAGAGGAATGGGCAGCATGGATGGCAAGCAGCAGTGCTCGATGACTTAATACCTCCTAGATATGTGTGGCACCTGCCAGAATCCGGGGAGGAATTGCAGAGGGATCTAAAGAGTTTCTATGGGCAGGCACCTGCGATTGTGGAGATATGTGTTCAGGCTGGTGCAAAGGTGCCGGAGAAGTACAAAGCCACAATGAGACTAGATATAGGAATTCCAACAAGTTTGAGAGAGGCCGAAATGGTCGTCTGA
- the LOC127763310 gene encoding uncharacterized protein LOC127763310 has translation MREQEDGGLQAAGRRGGVVRALLGLGAIAEGAAAAEGGVPRKAGAGDGGGEERKAVVRVVAADMPPALQRRAFRCARDELAGMPRSPRRLEPKRLALALKKEFDTAYGPAWHCIVGTSFGSYVTHARGGFLYFSVDKVYILLFRTAVEPQPHCEDQTVSS, from the exons ATGAGGGAGCAGGAGGATGGTGGCCTGCAGGCGGCGGGGCGCCGGGGTGGGGTTGTCAGGGCGCTGCTCGGCCTCGGCGCGATcgcggagggcgccgccgccgccgaggggggAGTGCCGAGGAAGGCGGGggcgggggacggcggcggcgaggagaggaaggcggtggtgagggtggtggcggccgaCATGCCGCCCGCGCTGCAGCGGCGCGCGTTCCGCTGCGCCCGCGACGAGCTCGCCGGGATGCCGCGCTCCCCGCGGCGGCTCGAGCCCAagcgcctcgccctcgccctcaaGAAG GAGTTTGACACTGCTTATGGACCAGCTTGGCACTGCATCGTAGGGACGAGTTTCGGTTCATATGTCACCCATGCCCGGGGTGGATTCTTGTACTTTTCCGTTGATAAGGTCTATATACTGTTGTTCAGGACGGCCGTGGAGCCCCAACCGCATTGTGAAGATCAGACAGTTAGTTCATGA